Below is a window of Nicotiana tabacum cultivar K326 chromosome 19, ASM71507v2, whole genome shotgun sequence DNA.
ttatttatggctatattcaagccagacagagttggataatcgtggaaaagaccttctagtggattaaattggagcaagaaaaggtaagtctcttatctaatcttgtgagggggaaattacctcatatgtgattaaaattaaataattgttgctaattgtgggggctacgtacgcacgaggtgacgagagtccgtacgtagctactattaatgctaaagtccgggtagtttaagactcaaagcatgaattacttgtgcaggacctgaggcaagtactagtggaggacctatcatcttaCACCCACGCTGTCCAGGcctccaggggcatagtggtgagctgtcttTCTGTGCCGTTCTGCAGCTAGTAGTGTCTCtcctttgtatttttcattctgtctattttatttcagacagtaattgagattttgtataatctactagatgctcatacacttgtgacaccaggtcttggcacacacattggtagaatttggcgacttattatttttcttggttttaaattttgtcaatatatgcttattttattaagttggcttgcctagctgtagtgtagggcgccatcacgacctataggtgaaattggatcaTGACAACTGTATACGGTAAAAACTGGTTAGTCCTTCGTACGAACTGGTTTAAATGGCAATACATTGGATCGGAGAAGCGTCTTCATAGTATCAGGTTGAGGTACGAAATCAGGTCACCAAGTTTCGAGCCCGAaggaccgatcaatgtcgagctcaatgttattatcaagctcgaatccaagtaaaactatgatgcaaagtaaagttatcgagtttatgattcagagaccgaccaacactgaccccgaatcaatacagGGATCTGAGTCAGAATCAAGTTCGAGTCAAGATCGATAACTCGAGTcgatatcgagctcatagacaagagccgttgtaatctcactagaggagagaattctggcaggaattatggaaaaACTAATTTATCATGtgtctcccactatgtatttttaattatatctaaaaatAGGATCATCCACTATAACgaggatggctacatttctgTAAATGACAGTTCTTTGCTTACATTGTAActcaagcaccatattctcctatattcaagagttattcttttaagcttcataaattgattcatcttgcttagtcctaaaaatcatcttctttccaaccttgtttattttgcattctttgaaattcatatttgatatttctatttatccttacgatttgtattaagctatatcacatatccttagaactacgtacaaattcaactctatccgttttttgggtaaacagtttggcgctcaccatggggctaaggataacagtggttatttgatacgaatctgcaaaaacacaCCATTTTGCGCTTAGtatcttggatttcggattatcaacgatttttttagttttacggGTAGAGAGgtagggatggcaatggggcaGGGCGGTTGCGGGGCAGGGCGGGTTTAGGCCtatgcggggcggggcggggccGGTTCAAGCTTATGCGGGGGCGGGGCGGGTTGAaatagaaaatttccaaaatcaaGCGGTCGCGGGGCGGTTGTGGGTGAAAATCTATTTCTCCTGGTACGCGCTAAATACAAAACTAAAGTTGATTAATCTATTCTTTCTATTTACAATTAACTTTTATAAGGGCATGCTACCTAATTGCTAAAACCAAAGGAAAACATGTTACGAGGCTACAATGATGGAAAATAACAAGTTTGTTGTAATATATTTGAATAATTTGATTCGACGACTGTAAATAGATGAAACAGAGTAATTTCTGATTGTTATTCCATGAAGATTATAGTATTATTTCTGAATTTTCAAAccaaattctttatttatttaagcAACCATAAAAACGTCCAATGTGAATCCAAAAGTAGACATCTCGGAAGTTAAAAAGTACTCCTTCCATTTCACTTTATATGACTTGATTTAGAGTACAATGGTCAAATTACCAAATTTTCAGTATGAACTCAAAtacaaaatctttaaaaaatttaaaaataaaatttacatatacaAGTACAACAAGTTACaatatttaacaatttaaaatatttgataagtatttgaaaattttgtggtgaaaaaaaattcctttactcTCCAAATATAACTAGATCACCTAAAATACAATAAAAAGAGTAGTTTCTAAGGTATATTCACTACAACATtacatttagttgaatttttaaTGTTTGATTGGGTATAAAAGTAAATAACATATGTATGGTATATATAAATGGAGCATTATAGAAGATAAGTGTTCTGGTGGTATTTTTGAGTATTATGGTTCACAATCAATCTATATATTGactgaaaaaaattaaatatggcataatagtttaaatatttttataggaGAATGATTTTCAGTAATAATTAACAAATTCTTTTTTGTTAGACACACGTTGTTTAGTAGGAAACAAAGCAAAAAAACGAAAAGCAAAGAAGAAATATAGGGGgggaaaaatgaaacagaaaaaaaaaaaaaaaaaagacttgaTGCGGGGCGGGACGGGTTAGAAAAAGATAAAATTGCTATGCGGAGCGGGGCGGGTTGAAAATTTTTCGGGTTCAGTCGCACCCGCCCCATTGCCATTCGAGGTCGTATTAAATCCAAAATTGGttgaagcaattttttttttgtagacaATATATCCAAGATTCAACAAAACATTGGGATTTCATCTTGTAGAGCTCGAAATATAGTTGTTGCACATCGAATCGaatgtgtaacgatccgacttgtcgttttaagaattagcgTCCCGTTCAGCGGCTTAAAacctcgagcagcttcgtaatgtgtattatgacttgcgcgcggtcgagtttgattttcggatgattcgagatttattttaaaaaataatatattcttgttttggaagcttaaatgaaaagagttgaccggagtttgacttttgtgcaaacgacctcggaataaaattttgatggttccaatagcttcgtatagtgatttcggacttaggtgtatgtccggaATTGGAGTTGGAAGTCCGTAGAATAATtcagcgcattttggcgaaattaGAAAGTTGATGTGTTATAATTATATTATTCTGTGTGCAgactgtaacgacccaactggtcgttttgagctcaagcgcgtcgttcggcggtttgaagccatgaacagcttcacttcaggtattatgacttgttcgcgtggtcgaaatttaaattcgggaagttcggggttgatttggaaagaaaattctcattttgaaagccttaagttgaaagaattgactaagattagattttagagtaaacggcctcggaatcgggatttgaaggttccagccagtgttttaaaaggcgtttctggGGCGAGCCCCGTGGCGAGGCGTATCAAAAACGTCCCAGGGCGATGATGGGAGGCGAAAGTCTCATAAGGCGTACGCCCAGAAGTTCGGGGCGTAAGCCCGGGCGAGTTTTTTTGTTGAGGCGTTAGCCCAAGAGACATCTTTTTAAAAaggaattaaaaatattaaatttaaaagtaaactTTTTAATATTGCTAAAAGCCCTAAATTAGAAGTCTTTTCCAATTTTTTCCGCTAGTCTGCCTCTGCCAAGAGCAAGATTTATCACTTTTTTTACAACAAAAAACTTCATTCTCCTCCGTACATCAAATTCAACAGGTTTGTTCCTTCCTCCATGTAAAATctttattattttgaaatttgAACTCATTAATTTTCTCTCTTTTATATTTCACTGTTAGTTTGTAAATATGTATGTTACTAGTTTTTCATTACTAGTTTTTCAAGTTCAGTGTTTCTCTtgctctttcaaaatataatatgGGATTATATGTGTGTGTACTTCTATATGTATTGATTAGATTTATGAGCAAGTGGGTATGTTGATTGTTGAATAACTTTGAGTTTTGTATATGGAAATTGGAATTTGATTGTTGTGGAGGAAAACATGGAAtcttttttaatttatgtttaattatttatCTTCATGAGTAGTCCACATTCTACAAAGTAAAAGATCCTTTTTTCATGTCTAAATCTTTACTTTgctttacaaaataaaaatgacaaaattaatttatagttttttttaaattttatatttcaaaattaatatatatatatatttttcactcatttatagtttttttcaaatttctatGCAATTTTATctgtttaataatattttttataattatattattctatacaacaacaacaacaacaaacccagtatgaTCCCAACATGTGGGGTCTCgggagggtagtctgtacgcagaccttacccctacctaatgcaggtagagaggctgttttcaatagaccctcggctcaggaagggcaagaagaagaagaggaaagcaaggaaggaagaaagaaggaagagaaaagaaaaagggagagataAAAGATGAGTAGTACCAAATAATAGCAATAGGGAATACAATACCTGAGGCGAATAAAACCACATAAcataataaaaatctaagaatatgagTGAACATGCATGCTACTAAGACTATCGGTGAACAACTAAAAACTACCcactaaccttctaccttaatcctcgacctacacaccctcctatcaagggtcatgtcctcaatGAGCTGAAGCAGTGCCATGTCATGTCTAATCACTTCTCCCCAGTAcatcttaggcctacctcgacctcttctcaaactctccatggccaacctctcacacctcctgacaggagcatcaatgcttcttctcttaacatgtccgaaccatctcagcctcgactcccgcatcttgtcctccacggaggctactcccactctgtcccggatagcttcattcttaatcctatctctcctggtacacccacacatccatctcaacatcctcatctctgctactttcatcttctgtaCGTGAGAGTTCTAATACTTTTTGAAAattcagccccatacaacatagctggtcgaaccaccactcgataaaacttacccttaagtcttggcggcacattcttatcacataaaacacCAGAAGCAAGCCTCTACTTCATCCATCCCGCTCCGATGCGATGTGCGACATCTTCGTCAATCTCCCCGTTACCCTGGATAATAGACCCGAGATACTTAAAACTCGCTCTATTGGGGATAACTTGAGCATCAAGCTTAACCTCTATGTCTACATCATGGGTCCCGTCACTGAATTTGCACTctaagtattctgtcttggttctactcagtttgaaacctttagactccaaggtctgtctccaaacctccaacctcgcgGTAACTCCActtcgcgtctcatcaatcaacaCTATATCATCGGTAAATAGCATGCACCAAGGCACCCCCCTTGGATGTGTCGCGACAATACATCCATCGCCAAGGCAAATAAAAAAGGGCTAAGAGCCGATACCTGGTGCAATCCCATCACCACAGGGAAATGCTCCGAGTCACCACCCAcagtcctcacccgagtcttagcatcatcatacatatccttaatcaccctaatgtacgcTACTGGAATGCCActaacctccaaacacctccacagtacctccctcgggactttatcatacgctttctcaaggtcaataaacaccatatgcaaattCGTCTTCCTCTCCCTCTACTGCTCCACTAATCTCCTTACCAGATGAATCTCTTCTGTAGTGGAATGCCCCGGTATGAATCCAAACTGATTCTTGGAAATAGACACGCAACTCCTCACCCTGGcctcaaccaccctctcccaaaccttcatagtatgactcaacaacttgatacccctataattgttgcaattttggatatcacccttgttcttgtaaagTGTAACCATCGTACTCCACTTCCATTattcgggcatcttcttcgtcttaaaaataacattaaacagcccAGTGAGCCACTCCAAACCTGCCCGACCCGCGCTCTTCCAGAATTCCACTGGGATTTCATCTGGCGTCGTCGCTCTGTCCCTGCACATCTTACACATCGCCCCTTCCACCTCATCTACCGTAATCTGCCTACAGTACCCAAAATCCTGCCGACTCTCAGAGTGCTCCAACTCACCCAGCACAATGCTTCTATCCACTTCCTTATTCAATAATTTATGAAAGTATGCCTGCCATATTCTCCTAATAAGTGCCTCGTCCATCAACACTTTGCCATCCtcgttcttgatgcacttgacttGGTCTAAGTCACGGGTTTTCCTCTCCCTCACCTTGGCCAACCGGTACAACTTCTTGTCCTCACCTCTACCCCCGAGCTCATCATACAAATGAGCAAATGCCGCGTTCTTAGCCATCGTAACTGCTAACTTCGCCTCTTTCTTTGTACTCTTCACTAGCTTCAAATAAGCAGCTTTCttagcttccactttaccttgaacctctccattccaccaccagtcccctTTATGACCCCCAGGAGAGCCCTTCGAGACCCCTAAGACCTCTCTAGCAGCTACCTTAATGCAATTCGCAGTCGTGGACCGCATACTAGATGCGTCCCTCCTACTCGTCCAGGCCCTCATAGCCAACAACTTCTCCCCTAACTCCTAAGCTTTGTCCTTGGTCAAGTTACCCCACTTGATCTTAGGTTGCCTGTACCCCGCCCTCTTCCTCCTACTCCTCTTAATCTCCAGGTCCATAACTATGAGCCTATGTAGGGTCGTGAGGTGCTCACTTGGGATGACCTTGCAGTCAGTGCACAGACCTTTATCGCATTTCCTGCAGAGAAGATAATCAATTTGAGTCTTGCACATTGAATTCCGGAAAGTGACCAGGTGCTCTTCCCTCTTCGGAAAACTCGAGttagctataaccaaatcaaaaGCTCTAGCAAAATCCAACAGTGAATTACCTCCCTCATTCCTATCCCCAAAGCCGTACCCGCTATGCACATCATCATAACCCCTAGCACTAGCCCCAATATGGCCATTGAAATCTCTGCCAATGAACAACTTCTCTATGTGCGGGATACTACGCACCATCTTGTCCAAATCCTCCAAAATTGCTTCTTGACCTCCTGGTTCAAACCTACCTGAGGAGCGTATGCACTAATCACGTTTACAGTAAACCCACCAACTACCAGCTTAATACTCATCAACCTATCATTTACCCTCCTAACCTCGACCTCGAGCTCCCTGAGGTCCCTGTCTACTAAAATACCTACCCCATTCTTACCCCCAGTGCTTCCTGAGTACCATAGTTTAAACCCGTCTACATCTCGTGCCCTAGTACCCTTTCATCTAGTCTCCTGAACACACGCAATGTTGATCTTCCTCTTTTGAAGAATCTTACCTAACTCTATAGACTTCCATGTCAGCGTCCCAATGTTTCAAGACCCAACTCTCAGCCTAAAAGCTTTCTTACCCCCCTACCCCTGGACCCCTCCCCCAGCAAcacccgaggacatgaccttactCGCACATCTTTCACTACCGCCACTATAAGCCAAAGGTATTAGGTAAACACTACCACTAAGAACAAGTAGCGGGGACGAAGGACTACAAGCTACGAACCCGAGAGCTAAAAACAACTCAAAGGAGCTACTACGTGAACAGTAATGCGAGCAAGCACTAGAACAATGAATCTACCACGTCTAAGAAACTACCCCTATGCAAACACAGAATTAAAATGGATAGATGAAACCTTAAGCTTAAAACACTTgtagaaaagatagaaaaaacaAGAAATCCAATTAAAATTGCCGGCAAGGCAACAGTAAATAAATGTGCGCAAATACAATTCAAGAAAGATGGAACCTGGATCACAGTCGGGGATGTCCGGACGCGCTTCCAAATCTGCTGAAAGTTTCTGCCTACCGAACCCGTGTGTAGGAAAGTTTTGACGATTTGTCAATTTCACCGGAAAGGTATCTCACAGCGGCAGTCGAAAAATCTCAATTCGATAATCAAAACTTGATACGAGAACTTTTACAACTGGCTAaataaaatatcaacttcgccggAATTGAGAAGTTCGTTCGCCGGAATCTCGCTCCTTGTCCTAAATTAACAGAACACTCCACTGCAATACTCCAACGGAGGGTTCTTTATTTTTTCGgacatattattttattttattattttataaaatattaaaaaataaatacccatggggcttacgccccgcttAGATATATGCAATACGCCTCGCCTTAtacccacgccttttaaaacactggttccagcaggttcgtataatgattttggacttgggcgtatgttcggatcgggtttttgATGCCCCCGAGAACGTTTCGGcatctattgtggaagttagcacttTCGAAGAATTTCTTGAATTTGGGGTGGAGGTGAATTTTATGTTATCGATGtgtgtttgggatttcgagtctgggaatagcttcgtatggtgattctagtgttgggagcatgtccgaaagtggattcggatgtctgtaggtcattttggagtcatttggctaaagtttgaaatttgaaggtttttgagaagtttgaccgaaagtagactttttgatatcggggtcggattccgattttggaagttggagtaggttcgtaatatcgaatgtgacttgcgtgcaaaatttgaggccaatcggacgtgattggataggtttcggcatcgaatatagaagtttgaagttctaagttcattaagcttgaattggggtacaattcatgatttcgatgttgttgggtgtgatttgaggcctcgagcaggtctgtgttatgttttgggacatgttggtataattagttgaggttccgagggcctcgggtgaatttcggatggttaacggatagaGCTTGACTTGGAAGAAAATATGAGGCAGAtgatatctggtgtgatcgcacctgcgcaataaCGGCCACACATGCGAGGTTGTAGGTGCGagccagtggtcgcaggtgcggtttggacGAAGCTAGGcagtgaccgcaggtgcaaagggttgtccgcacctgcgaggtcgtaGATGCGGAGGTGCGTCGCATGTGCGAGGGTCAGAGAAGGAtctgggagcgcaggtgcgagggtatgTCTGCACCTGCGGAGGCGCGGATGCGGAAGGAGAGCGCAGGTGCAGAGTCTTGCTAGGCAGAGGGAATGCACAGGTGTGAGGttttgtccgcacctgcgaaaccgCAGATGCGACGAAGAGGCCTCATATGCGAACGTCGGGgttgggcagtgtgttctttaaAAACGAGGGCTTGGCTCATTTTCATCTCATTTTCTTCATGAGAGTCGGTTTTGGAGCGAGTTTGAAGCTCATTAtttgtcatcaatgccaaggtaagtgattctcacttattataaattaaatacatggtttgtataaggatttaaacatggaaattagtataaattatgcggtttttggtagaagacctagaatttggtatttttggattttgatcacgaaataGGGCATGGAATcgagaataaactatatatttgagttcatgaggttatgggtaaagtttatcttcgaatatttttggaatccgggcacgtgggccgagggtggtttttatcgacttttcgatcggggttataaattgttataaattgggttATATTGAGTAtctgagtatatattaatgggtttacataattattggctagttttgaaaTGTTGcgtattgattcaagttgtttgaaaggctcggaagccggttatggaactatggagcgaggtaagtcttctttctaaccttgtaagggggaatttaccccataggtgaactaaattattgtgtgcttctatttctgggggatacgtacgcgcgaggtgactgtacgtagctactagctatgcctatgtacgggtagttttaggctcacatcatgccttgttgatattattattgatttatgtttattgttttccTTGAGAAGGAGCaagattgagtttgcttattaatgttttgaagggagttgaaattgaagaacttaagatttaaaaggtttcatttgaacttcataatttcgaaaagaattgaggaataatataatagctgaagaaatctatgtgtaaccgcgtcacatgtatgtttcgcgagtggggtaatttccttaaaaagctacaagctgaatttcccttattttgaaaagaatcaagaaagagatatgattttaatgttaaatttatatttgaccgcgtcgcaagtatgatccgcgagcggggagattccttaaatttatatttgactgcgtcgcacgtatgattcgcgagcgggtatttcatcgcatgtatgattcgcgagcgggaaaatttatagatgcatctatggttcgcaccatttgaccctctggcagtgcacagtttaaatatttgttggatcgggccgtacgacctcggcatgatttgcgcatgcttgtattgcttgccttgaaatttttaaataatgatattgcctcctcggcctgagttaaattattaaataatgggagataaatttggagattttcttaattataaaagaactgcttacttcaaaatatttagcttgcaaccgttcatataatccatacttaattatatcattgatatcccatttatagcccatagtaagtatcgaagtcgacccctcgtcactacttcttcgggatTAGGcaggatacttattgggtacgcgttgatttacgtactcatactacactttctgcacatttttgtgcaggtacacatatgtttagcgaccttgtgggcgcagagtcgtgattatggcggggacttagaTGAGATGCATTCTATACGACGCTccacaaccagcagagtctccttcagagtattgtatttttttcctatccAAATTTATATTCTGTACAGTTGTTGTAGTTTATATTAAAAtcctagaaaatgctcatgcatttgtgacaccgggttctgggatgattaggggatgttcagtattgaaattgtaaaaacattgttatttattttataaattcatcttttactagataaattgaagtaaattacgatttcaaaaatattaaaatgagaatttaattaaccaTTTAGTGCTGGATTGCTtgatagtggtgtccggcgccatcacgacctttaacagattttgagtcgtgacacagacgaggactattaatatgatggatatcaattggatatgataataaatgtaaaggcatattataagtgatgtggggtctaaggaaagtgtcatgacccaaaaattccaccacaggcgtcgtgatagcacctagtctctaagactaggtaagccgatttcaaatacatttttggagccatttttttttaattaaataagtaaccaaaactaacagaaGAC
It encodes the following:
- the LOC142173513 gene encoding uncharacterized protein LOC142173513 is translated as MRSTTANCIKVAAREVLGVSKGSPGGHKGDWWWNGEVQGKVEAKKAAYLKLVKSTKKEAKLAVTMAKNAAFAHLYDELGGRGEDKKLYRLAKVRERKTRDLDQVKCIKNEDGKVLMDEALIRRIWQAYFHKLLNKEVDRSIVLGELEHSESRQDFGYCRQITVDEVEGAMCKMCRDRATTPDEIPVEFWKSAGRAGLEWLTGLFNVIFKTKKMPE